A part of Candidatus Eisenbacteria bacterium genomic DNA contains:
- a CDS encoding YihA family ribosome biogenesis GTP-binding protein, which translates to MARDNLALVFERSVGRLRDLPPPEVPEVAILGRSNVGKSSLLNALGGSRRLARTSREPGRTRTINFYRADGLYLVDLPGYGYAAVPLEMKERWGRLVEGYLQKRESLIGGVLLLDVRRVPSELDRVMHGWLEARGVPFLAVATKSDKVKRGAVPPALRTIREALRLLPEQVLLFSAKTGTGRAELAGWIRSLVKP; encoded by the coding sequence ATGGCGAGGGACAACCTCGCTCTCGTGTTCGAGAGATCCGTCGGGCGGCTTCGCGATCTTCCTCCTCCGGAAGTGCCGGAGGTGGCGATCCTCGGGCGCTCGAACGTCGGGAAATCCTCGCTCTTGAACGCGCTCGGAGGAAGCCGCCGCCTGGCGCGCACAAGCCGGGAACCGGGCCGGACGCGGACGATCAACTTCTACCGCGCGGACGGTCTCTACCTGGTCGATCTTCCCGGATACGGCTACGCCGCCGTGCCGTTGGAGATGAAGGAACGGTGGGGGCGCCTCGTCGAGGGGTACCTCCAGAAGCGCGAGAGCCTGATCGGGGGCGTCCTCCTTCTCGATGTTCGGCGCGTCCCCTCGGAGCTCGACCGCGTGATGCATGGGTGGCTCGAGGCGCGCGGGGTTCCGTTCCTCGCGGTCGCCACGAAATCGGACAAAGTGAAGCGCGGAGCGGTTCCACCGGCTCTCCGCACGATCCGCGAGGCGCTTCGTCTTCTCCCGGAGCAGGTACTTCTCTTTTCCGCCAAGACGGGGACCGGACGGGCCGAGCTCGCCGGTTGGATCAGGAGTTTGGTGAAACCATGA
- a CDS encoding alanine--glyoxylate aminotransferase family protein, whose translation MKNRLFAPGPTMVSEDTLAAVGRAPMHHRSEEFKQLYREVIENLSYVYQTAGHPLLLNASGSGAMESCVANLFRRGDRVAVVVAGWFGRRWRDIAKAYGLEVLCYEIPDTEGTDPDAFAKWFASQGKVRGLLLTHCETSTGAFHDVRAVAERIRDKDVLLVVDAVTSLGVHEVKTDAWGLDAVVCGSQKALMCPPGVSMVSLSEKAWRAVEESDLPKYYFDYVANRESAEKKSQPRFTVATSIVAGLAVSLRRIREEGIEAIIARHERLGAATRAGVCALGLRLFSSSPCNAVTAVLPPDKIEVEKIRGVLLGEHGIRVAGGQGNLQGKIFRIGHLGYYDRFDVLTVLGALEAALSSLGFAAASGAAVSAAQEAWGH comes from the coding sequence ATGAAGAATCGACTCTTCGCGCCGGGGCCGACGATGGTCTCCGAGGATACGCTCGCCGCCGTCGGTCGCGCGCCGATGCACCATCGATCGGAGGAGTTCAAACAGCTTTACCGCGAGGTAATCGAGAACCTCTCCTATGTGTACCAAACCGCCGGGCATCCGCTTCTCCTGAACGCGTCCGGTTCCGGCGCGATGGAATCGTGCGTGGCGAACCTCTTCCGCCGGGGGGATCGGGTCGCGGTCGTCGTCGCCGGATGGTTCGGGCGCCGCTGGCGGGACATCGCCAAGGCGTACGGCCTCGAGGTTCTCTGCTACGAGATCCCGGACACGGAGGGGACCGATCCGGACGCGTTCGCGAAATGGTTTGCTTCTCAAGGAAAGGTCCGCGGCCTTCTCCTCACCCACTGCGAGACATCGACCGGAGCGTTCCACGACGTACGGGCGGTCGCGGAGCGGATTCGGGACAAGGATGTTCTTCTCGTCGTCGACGCGGTGACGAGCCTCGGCGTTCACGAGGTGAAGACCGACGCGTGGGGACTCGACGCGGTCGTCTGCGGTTCGCAGAAGGCGCTCATGTGCCCTCCCGGCGTCTCGATGGTTTCGCTTTCCGAGAAGGCGTGGCGCGCGGTCGAGGAATCCGATCTCCCGAAGTACTACTTCGACTACGTCGCGAACCGCGAATCGGCGGAGAAGAAGAGCCAGCCGCGCTTCACGGTGGCGACCTCGATCGTCGCCGGGCTCGCCGTCTCTCTCCGGCGGATCCGCGAGGAGGGAATCGAGGCGATCATCGCGAGGCACGAGCGGCTCGGCGCGGCGACGCGCGCGGGAGTCTGCGCCCTCGGCCTCCGCCTCTTCAGCAGCTCCCCTTGCAACGCGGTGACGGCCGTCCTTCCGCCCGACAAGATCGAGGTCGAGAAGATCCGCGGCGTTCTTCTCGGGGAGCACGGAATTCGCGTCGCCGGCGGGCAGGGGAATCTCCAGGGGAAGATCTTCCGGATCGGCCACCTCGGGTATTACGATCGCTTCGATGTTCTTACCGTGCTCGGCGCTCTCGAGGCGGCGCTCTCTTCGCTCGGCTTCGCCGCAGCGAGCGGGGCGGCCGTCTCCGCCGCGCAGGAGGCGTGGGGGCACTGA